The genome window CGAAAATTAAACTGCAGATTCCCGGCGGAGCGGCCAACCCCTCTCCCCCGGTCGGTCCGGCTCTCGGACAGCACGGGCTGAACATCATGGAGTTCTGCAAGACCTTCAACGCCAGAACCGCCGAAAGCAAGGGCACGATCATCCCCGTGGTCATCACGGTGTACCATGACCGTACCTTCACGTTCATCACCAAGACGCCTCCCGCGTCCGTGCTGCTCGCCAAGGCCGCCAAGATTGAAAAAGGCTCGGGCGAACCCAACCGGAACAAGGTTGCATCCATCAGCATGGCCCAGGTTGAGGAAATCGCCAAGCTGAAGCTCCCGGACCTGACCGCCAAGGATCTTGACGCGGCCAAGAAGTCCATCATGGGCACCGCGCGCAGCATGGGCATCGACGTAAAGTAACGTGTAATCATTTGCACTGCCGCTCCCCGCATGTGGGACCCACGGCAGGAGATAAGGAAAGGTGGGTACAATGCCCAATCACGGAAAAAACTACCGCAAAGCCATGGACGGCCTTGACCGTCAGGCCAAGTACTCCGTGGAAGATGCCGTGGCAAAAGCCCTTGGCGCATCCTTCGCGAAATTTGACGAGACCGTCGACGTCGCCCTGAACCTCGGCGTTGACCCCAAATACTCCGACCAGATGGTGCGCGGCGCAATCGCCCTGCCCCACGGCCTCGGCAAGACCGTTCGCGTGGCGGTTTTCTGCAAGGGCGACAAGGAAGCCGAAGCCAAAGCGGCGGGCGCCGACTTTGTGGGCGCGGAAGAGCTGGTCGCCAAGGTCAAGGAAGGCTTCCTCGACTTTGACACCGCCATCGCCACCCCGGACGTCATGGCCCTCGTCGGCCAAATCGGCCGCGTGCTCGGCCCCCGCGGCCTCATGCCCAACGCCAAGACCGGCACCGTCACTTTTGACGTCGCCGCCGCCGTGCAGGAAGTGAAAGCCGGCCGCGTGGAATTCAAGGTCGACAAGGCCGGGGTTTTGCACGCGCCGCTCGGCAAGGTTTCCTTCGGTCCCGAAAAGATCATGGACAACCTGAAGGCCGTGCTCGGTGAAGTCAACCGCCTGAAGCCCTCCGCCGCCAAAGGCTCCTACATGAAGAACATGGCGGTTTCCACGACCATGGGACCGGGCTTCAAGGTTGAACCGACCCTGATCCGTAAATTCATCGAAGGCTAAAAAACAGTCAGCAAATCGTCTTTTTGCCCTCTGCCTTCGTCAGGCTCGCCCCGTGCGAAGGTCGAATATGTTTGAATATACTCCCTCCGCCCGGAACTCGCCTTCCTCGGCAGAGAACAAAAATCCTGATTTGCAGACTGTTTTTACAAACCTTTTTTGAATATATAGCCGGGTAACCGGCATGGCTAGAGGACTGAAAAGTATAGTCGAAGACAGCAGGTGCTTATAGCGTAATTCCTGCCGAGACACTTCTTTGGCTCAACTTTTCACCAGGCAATCAAACCCAGGAGAAGCGCGTGAATAGAACGCAGAAAGCGGCCATTATCGAAGAGATCAAGGCGAAAGTCGGAGCCTCTTCCATCATGGTGGTCAGCGACTTCAAGGGCATGCCGGTGGAAGAGATGACCAGGCTGCGGGTGAAAATCCGCGAGAACGGGGGCGAACTCGTTGTCGTGAAGAACACCCTGGCCCGGATCGCTTTGACCGACAGCGTACATGACGCTATCAAAAATAGCTTCAAGGAAAACTGCGCTGTTGCATTCGGCATGCAAGACCCCGTGGCCCTGGCAAAGGCTGTTTCGACCTTTGCCAAGACTTCCAAGAAAATGGAAGTCAAACACGGGAGCCTTGACGGTAAACCGTTGACCGCCGACCAGGTGGAAGCGCTGGCAAAACTGCCCAGCAGGCCCGAACTGCTCGCAAGAGCTCTCGGTACCATGAATGCCGTGCCCACGAACTTTGTTTCGTTGCTGGCCAACACGATCCGGCCCCTCCTCTATGTGCTTAAAGCGCTGGAAGAGAAAAAAGCCGCCTAACCATCCGACCAAAGACTTTTTAAGGAGAAACTCCCATGTCCGTTACCAAAGAACAAGTTGTTGATTTCATCGCCAACATGACCGTCCTGGAACTGTCCGAATTCATCAAAGAACTGGAAGAAAAGTTCGGCGTATCCGCCGCCGCCCCCATGGGCGCCATGATGGCCATGCCCGCCGCCGCTGAAGCCGCTCCCGCCGAAGAAGAAAAGACCGAATTCGACGTTATCCTGAAAGCCGCCGGCGCCAACAAAATCGGCGTCATCAAGGTCGTTCGCGCCCTCACCGGCCTCGGCCTCAAGGAAGCCAAGGACAAAGTCGACGGCGCTCCCTCCACCCTGCTTGAAGCCATTGCCAAAGACAAGGCCGAAGACGCCAAGAAGCAGCTGGTGGAAGCCGGCGCCGAAGCCGAAATCAAGTAACTTCGGTTTTCATAGACCTGAAAGGGCAGCCGCAACGGCTGCCCTTTTTTTTGTACCGCGCCGCGCCGCTCATGGGGTACCGCTCCTCCCGGAACGCGCGCTATTTTTTTCAGCCGTCTGGGTCATTGCGCTTACGCCCTTCAAAATGTATTGTTCTATGCTTGTGACGCGTAACGCCATATCCCTCTTACGATACTGCCGAGGTACACCATGCAGACCCTGTTTTCTCCCATCACCATGAACGGGCTTACCCTGCCCAACCGCATCATAATTCCGCCCATGGACCAGTATTCCGCCGTGGACGGCCACCCGGCCGAATGGCACTTCGTGCACTACGGGCACCTCTCCCTTTCCGGGGCGGGCCTTCTCATCGTCGAGGCGACCGCGGTTGCGGATATCGGCCGCATCTCGCCCGCCGACCTCGGCCTCTGGAACGAGGCGCAGGAGGAATCCCACCGGAAGATGCTGCAATTCATCCGTAAATTTTCATGCATGCCCATCGCGGTCCAGCTCGGGCATGCGGGCCGCAAAGCCTCCACCGGCAAACCCTGGGAAGGAAAGGGAGCCCTTTCCCCCGAGGAAGGCGGCTGGGAAGTCTGCGCCCCTTCGGCTGTGAAGTACGACCCGGTATCCCCGGAACCCATCGCCTTGACCAACGGCGACATCGCACCTCTTGTGGCCGCCTTTGCCGAAGCCGCGGCGCGCGCCGACAAGGCGGGTTACGACGCCATTGAACTGCACGGGGCCCACGGGTACCTCATCCACCAGTTCCTGTCGCCCCTGGCGAACTTCCGCACGGACGAATACGGCGGCAGCCTTGAAGGCAGGATCCGCTTCCCCCTGGAAGTGTTCAAAGCCGTCCGCGCGGTCGTGCCGCAGGAAAAACCCGTAGGCATACGCGTTTCCGGCACGGACTATGCCGAGGGGGGCTGGGACGTCGAGGAATGCGCCATTTTCGCCAAAGAACTGGAAAAGCTCGGCTGCGCCTATATCCACGTTTCCGGCGGCGGCCTCTCCCCGATCCAGAAAATCAACCTGGCGCCGGGGTACCAGGTTTCCCTGGCAACCCGCATCAAGGCGGCCACGGCCATGCCCGTGATCGCCGTGGGGCTGATAACGGAACCGGAACTGGCCGCCAGCATAGTGGTGAACGGCCAGGCGGACATGGTCGCCATCGGCCGGGCCATGCTCTACGACCCGCGCTGGCCCTGGCACGCCGCCGCCAAACTCGGGATAACCATCAGTGAGTCGCCCCGCCAGTATTTGCGGTGCGAACCCCGCGCCGCCAAAGGGTTGTTCGTGTAATCTTTCTCTTCCGCCGTTTCCGCCGCCGCAAGGAGCCGTCCTTGCGGCGGTTTTTTATGCCGCCGCCAGCCTGCCCGGGTATTTACCTCGCGAGCCAAGCCATATATCATGCCGGATATCATTCCGTGCGTATCAGCCGTCCTTTTCCCGCGACCCAAGGAGCCCGCCATGGCCGACAAAAACGACTATCCCGATACCGAACAGACATACACCACCATGCGCCCGCCGCTTCTGGCCAAACGCCATATGGCCGTTTCCGGCCACAACCTGGCCACCCACGCCGCCATGCGCATCCTGGACCGCGGTGGCAATGCCGTGGACGCCGGGCTTGCCGGGATGCTCTGCCTTGCCGTGGTCCAGCCGGACATGGTCAGTTTTGCGGGCGTGGCCCCCATGCTTATCCATGCCGCGAAGACCGGCGAAAACAAGACCGTTTCCGGGCTCGGCGTCTGGCCCAAAGCCGCTACCACGGAATTTTTCATCACCAATCACGGCGGCAAGCTCCCGGAAGGCATTTTGCGCTCCGTGACGCCCGGAGCCCCCGATGCCTGTTTCCAGGCGCTCGCGCGGTACGGCACCATGCGCTATGCCGATATCGCCGCCGATGCGCTGGAACTGGCCCGCGACGGCTTTCCCGTGCACAAATTTCTGGAAAACGGCATCAGGGATGCGGAAAAACACTACCGGCAATGGCCGGAAAACAGTGCCATCTTCCTTCCGGGCGATCGCGTCCCCCTGGCCGGGGAAATCTTTGTCCAAAAGGACCTGGCCTCCACCATCCAGGCCATGATCGACGCCGAGGCCGCCGCCCTGGCAACGGGCGCCACCCGCGAGCAGGCCTTGCGCGCCGCGCGGGACACCGTGTACACCGGGCCCGTGGGCCGGGCCGTTACAGATTTTCACGCGGCCAACGGCGGCCTCTTGACCCAGGAGGACATGGCGGCCTTTTCCTGCGACGTGGAAGATCCGCTCAGCTTCCAGTACGGCGAATACACCATCCTGACCCACGGCGCGTGGTGCCAGGGTCCGGTTCTGCCCATGGTCCTGAACATTCTTCGGGAGACGGACCTCGCCGCCATGGGGCACAACTCGGCCGAGTACATCCATACCCTTGCCGAGGCCTTCAAACTCGCCTTTGCCGACCGCGAACGGCTGTTCGGCGACCCCAAATTCGTGGACGTACCGCTCAAAGGGCTGCTCTCGCCGGAATACGGCGCGCGGCAACGCGCGAAGATCAAAAGCCACCTGGCCTGGGAATCCATGCCGCCGTCCGGCGATCCCTTTGCCGCCGAAGGCCGCGCCGCGCCCGCGGGCTTTGACCCGAGTTCCGATCCGGCCAGCCCT of uncultured delta proteobacterium contains these proteins:
- the rplK gene encoding 50S ribosomal protein L11 (Evidence 2a : Function of homologous gene experimentally demonstrated in an other organism; Product type s : structure), encoding MAKKEVAKIKLQIPGGAANPSPPVGPALGQHGLNIMEFCKTFNARTAESKGTIIPVVITVYHDRTFTFITKTPPASVLLAKAAKIEKGSGEPNRNKVASISMAQVEEIAKLKLPDLTAKDLDAAKKSIMGTARSMGIDVK
- the rplA gene encoding 50S ribosomal subunit protein L1 (Evidence 2a : Function of homologous gene experimentally demonstrated in an other organism; Product type s : structure), translating into MPNHGKNYRKAMDGLDRQAKYSVEDAVAKALGASFAKFDETVDVALNLGVDPKYSDQMVRGAIALPHGLGKTVRVAVFCKGDKEAEAKAAGADFVGAEELVAKVKEGFLDFDTAIATPDVMALVGQIGRVLGPRGLMPNAKTGTVTFDVAAAVQEVKAGRVEFKVDKAGVLHAPLGKVSFGPEKIMDNLKAVLGEVNRLKPSAAKGSYMKNMAVSTTMGPGFKVEPTLIRKFIEG
- a CDS encoding putative gamma-glutamyltranspeptidase (Evidence 3 : Function proposed based on presence of conserved amino acid motif, structural feature or limited homology), whose amino-acid sequence is MADKNDYPDTEQTYTTMRPPLLAKRHMAVSGHNLATHAAMRILDRGGNAVDAGLAGMLCLAVVQPDMVSFAGVAPMLIHAAKTGENKTVSGLGVWPKAATTEFFITNHGGKLPEGILRSVTPGAPDACFQALARYGTMRYADIAADALELARDGFPVHKFLENGIRDAEKHYRQWPENSAIFLPGDRVPLAGEIFVQKDLASTIQAMIDAEAAALATGATREQALRAARDTVYTGPVGRAVTDFHAANGGLLTQEDMAAFSCDVEDPLSFQYGEYTILTHGAWCQGPVLPMVLNILRETDLAAMGHNSAEYIHTLAEAFKLAFADRERLFGDPKFVDVPLKGLLSPEYGARQRAKIKSHLAWESMPPSGDPFAAEGRAAPAGFDPSSDPASPPHTTHALDTSYVCVVDRWGNVFSATPSDMTFDTQIIPGTGLAVSSRGSQSRIIPGHPSRIEPGKRPRLTPTGCLILRRGKPWLILGTPGGDVQCQTNLQVLLNVILFSMNTQEAVEAPRFAVFNYPNSFYPHTYAKGVLRLESRISDLAASVLAAKGHTVKAWPDFSWNAGGACMIMHCGGYLAGGSDPRRECLGMGW
- the rplJ gene encoding 50S ribosomal protein L10, translated to MNRTQKAAIIEEIKAKVGASSIMVVSDFKGMPVEEMTRLRVKIRENGGELVVVKNTLARIALTDSVHDAIKNSFKENCAVAFGMQDPVALAKAVSTFAKTSKKMEVKHGSLDGKPLTADQVEALAKLPSRPELLARALGTMNAVPTNFVSLLANTIRPLLYVLKALEEKKAA
- the namA gene encoding NADPH dehydrogenase produces the protein MQTLFSPITMNGLTLPNRIIIPPMDQYSAVDGHPAEWHFVHYGHLSLSGAGLLIVEATAVADIGRISPADLGLWNEAQEESHRKMLQFIRKFSCMPIAVQLGHAGRKASTGKPWEGKGALSPEEGGWEVCAPSAVKYDPVSPEPIALTNGDIAPLVAAFAEAAARADKAGYDAIELHGAHGYLIHQFLSPLANFRTDEYGGSLEGRIRFPLEVFKAVRAVVPQEKPVGIRVSGTDYAEGGWDVEECAIFAKELEKLGCAYIHVSGGGLSPIQKINLAPGYQVSLATRIKAATAMPVIAVGLITEPELAASIVVNGQADMVAIGRAMLYDPRWPWHAAAKLGITISESPRQYLRCEPRAAKGLFV
- the rplL gene encoding 50S ribosomal subunit protein L7/L12 (Evidence 2a : Function of homologous gene experimentally demonstrated in an other organism; PubMedId : 10094780, 3309338, 377281, 4573678, 773698, 8603708, 9298646, 9515737, 9600841, 9868784; Product type s : structure); protein product: MSVTKEQVVDFIANMTVLELSEFIKELEEKFGVSAAAPMGAMMAMPAAAEAAPAEEEKTEFDVILKAAGANKIGVIKVVRALTGLGLKEAKDKVDGAPSTLLEAIAKDKAEDAKKQLVEAGAEAEIK